The following coding sequences lie in one Methylotuvimicrobium alcaliphilum 20Z genomic window:
- the yidD gene encoding membrane protein insertion efficiency factor YidD has translation MLTEGLQSLLLGIVRFYRLVISPLLPPSCRYQPTCSEYAIEAITRHGPFKGLWLTLKRLGRCHPWGSHGYDPVPPKEPGTTNKS, from the coding sequence ATGTTGACTGAAGGGTTGCAATCTTTGTTGCTTGGAATAGTCCGTTTTTACCGGCTTGTCATTTCTCCTCTTTTGCCGCCTTCGTGCCGGTATCAGCCTACCTGTTCCGAATATGCGATAGAAGCGATCACTCGACATGGTCCATTTAAAGGTTTGTGGCTAACATTAAAAAGACTTGGTCGATGTCATCCATGGGGCAGTCACGGCTATGACCCGGTTCCGCCCAAAGAGCCGGGCACGACCAATAAGTCCTGA